DNA sequence from the Coffea arabica cultivar ET-39 chromosome 11c, Coffea Arabica ET-39 HiFi, whole genome shotgun sequence genome:
ATTCTGTTTATGGACTTTCTAACTTTAAAGAAAGTCCGGAGTAGATGTTAAAACCCAAAAACAATGTGTGTAGAAATAAACACAATTACTTTGCTCAAATTTCAATAAGGGACAATATCTGTTGTAATCTTACTTCTTGTATGAATGTCTATATTTATTATGTTACAATTACTACTGTCACTTAAGAGGATCCCTTAATCCATGTAGCATAGTGATTTGCAATGGCAGGCAATTGAAAGTCTTCGATGGACCCTTTTGTAGTTGTATGTTCGAATGCAGCAACTATCAAAATCTGGTCTATTTAACTGAAAATTTTCTATGATTTGTCTcaattaaaaacaaattttgaaaatcacaATGGCCTTCAATTCTCTAAATTTGATAGGAAAAGCTACAAGACGCGATCTAGCAACAATAGCTTCATCTCTATAGTGCAGCTTTTAGTGACTTGGTGAAGCTTTCTAACTCTTTCAAGCCTTCTTCAGGAGATTTTGCCTCGCCTAGTATTCTTACCATGGCACTGCCAACAATCACCCCGTCTGCTCCCCATCCGGCCACCTGAAATAAATACAAGTTAATGGCCAGCAACAAATGTTCCAGTCCTAGAGATTCATGTTTCTTGGAAAGTTTTGTGTCAGAAGTCCCACCTGTTTGACGTGCTCAGGTTTTGatattccaaaaccaactgctACTGGCTTATTTGTTGCCTGTAAAAAGAGTTTGCCGGCTTAGTAAAAGGTATAAATAGTTCAGCTAGTGTACTGAATTTACAATAAATCAGAactcaatttggaggacaagaTTCAATTGCAGAGCTGAAATCACATTCTGGCTTTCAGATTGCATATTTCCTACACCCTTTTGGACCAAGCTGATATAGCTACAAGTTCAAACTTAAATCTGAAATTGTCAGAACCTTCTCATACTCTGGAATCTACTCTTAGACTTGTAGCGCAGCAACACAATACAAATATCAAATTCAAAACGTACCTTTTTAACATCCGTTAGGAGAGATTGCACGTGGTTGCTCACAGATGCGCGAGCTCCAGTAACTCCAACTGAGCTCACCTATAATAGAGAAGAACCAATATCAAATGCTTTCGCTGCAGAAATAgtaaaaaattgcatttcaagCAACACACAGACTCAGGCTGTAACCTTAAATGCTTACGCTGGATCCCTCCTGTCTTTCCAATACTTCACCCAAAGATGTAGGAAAAATGATAATTGTAAGACAACACTTTTACATTTCTTCTTACTTTCCATTTCATGATGATTCCCCCCAACTCCCAAACAGAAGTACGGTACCATTAGGAAATCAATCCCCTCGGTTGAGACAAAGTTGCAGGTACTTATTATCAGAATAAGATATTCAAGAAGATCAAAAAGTTTATTGCTCCACGTGTTAAATTTAACATCTTATGCTAGTCTTCATTCAGCGTATTACAATATGTATATTTATTTCTGAACTAAAGTTAATAGCCACAAAACCTAAAATACTAGTTTGCAAATTCAGCAAATTCTGACCATAGGATACCCTTCCATTATAGCTCCCCAAAAATCATTTGCAAGCTGGATTTAACCTAGGAATTGGCAAACTAGGGAAGGCAATGCTAAGGTCTATATACAGTAGTAGTTCCTCTATGGCATGACTATTTCTCTATATGATATTGTTAAGGAGAATTTTTGGAGGAGGTACATGGGTTTGAGTACCACAGCTATGCTAATGTCAAACTAATATGTGCCCGGTGAAGAATAATTTAAAAGAAGCAGTGACTACTCAGTGAAAGAAACTCAGAGTCAGAGAGAAACCTAATGACATGACTCTTTTCCATTTTGCttttattccctttttctttttcttttttttgggggttggGTGAGGGGTTGGAGGGTGGGGAGAGAGGAATTAAGGAAGGTATTGCAGTATAAAGAAGAATACTATGAAAATCTAATTAGACAGGAGTTTAATTATCAGATGATAAAATCGCCAAGACAACTGAAAGGAGAGAGGTTCTAAAAGATATGCAGTATTTTCCAGGATCTAAAACCTACTAATATTTCAGGAAGATATTAGAGATCTTACAAGGTAGAGAAATCCTTCTGAAGCTTTGGCAATTGCCTTCATTCGAGCTGTCGGAGTTGTGGGTGTTGTCAGCAACACCTTACATAAGAAGAACAAAAACCAGATGAATAGTCAATCATAATAAACTTCACTACATAAAATCAATGAGTCTGCTAATAATTCAGTACATAAACACTTTCATCTGTTCTTCGgaaaaccactccataaaagaGAAGTCAATGATTCAAAGCTGTGGATTCAACAGTCAAGAAATCCTAAAGAGTTAGAAAGCCAGAATTAAACCGATTCTATCCCAGCATAGAGACTGCAAGTAAACCGTCTCTATACATGATTTACTCAACCATAAGCCACACCGGAAACTATTCCaaaattctcaaaaactaaAACTCTTTGACGTCTAAACCCACCAATTCAAGATTATACTTAGTAGCTTCCTTTCTCAATATCTCAGTCTCCTCCAGAGGTACATCCGGAACCACAAGTcctgaaaggaaagaaaaataacaagaaaagTATGATTATAATGAGGTACAGTTAGCAGAAAAAGTAATTCAAACATTAAGGTAAATCATGCACAAACAACAAAACTGAACAAAAACTGCACATTTGAACAGGCAACAGCACATAGAACAGAGAAACCGTTCTATTTACAACTGAAAAAAGCAACACTTTCAAGCACTACAGCTTTGAAGAAACTATCTTTATTATGGTGCTTATGGATCCTATAATAGCAGGCAGAAGGAAGACCAAGGTTGGTTATCTTTAGCTCACACAGTACACTTCATTGAGCATCCTGTACCGGTAGCAAAACAATCCTTGGTACAAaagcaagaagaaaagaatcgGGCTTGCTGTTAACTCTTGTGGCAGTCACCAGTGACAATTGCTAAAAGGAAGACTCCAATTGTAAGAATCCAGATCAAAGTCCTAAAGCATTTGACACCATATATGTGAAGAGGCGCTATGCATGAATAAACTTCACTCCAAAAGCAACTAAGATTTCAATCTACACATCACAACAATGATGTGCAGTTACAATATCAGCAACTAAAGCTACCATGTCCAACACTTGTGCCTTTGGCTCCTAGACCGCTGATAAAAAGATTTCTGCCCAAACCTACCTATATAATTTGATACTTCCCTAGCCCTTCTTTCTTCTGCTTAAGAAAGTTGAGGGATCTGATGCGTGATATCTCAGCAATGTGAAAAAGATTTCAGCCTATACCTACTTATATCATTTCCATATTTTCCTAGCCTGACTTTCTTCTACTTAAACAAGATGAGGGATGTGTGATCAGATGATGAAACACTCATGACAACTAGCCAAAGATATTAACAGGAATAGGGTAAGACAAAGACAGGAATAGGATTTCAGAAAAAAGTGACTAAGTGAAAGCAATATATTAAGTTACAAACAGCACAAAATAAAGATCTTAAAGTAGCCGTTACAATGTCAAGTGTACTACAATTGGACTTCATTTCAGCCAATACTCTCATTTCAAGCAAATGACCTCAGACAAGTCATGTTTTGAATTAGATTTAGCCTTTCTATTTCTTATATTATGGATCAAAATATAAAATGCTTTAAGGAAGACACGAAATTTACTCCTCACCATGTATCCCAGCATCTCTGACAGTGATCATGAACTTTTCAACACCACGCTTAAGTATTGGATTATAATATGAGAATAGTGCAATTGGACAAGATAACTGAGGTATAACCTGCAGGGCAATGAAAAAGCAATGTTAGACTAGAGAAAGGACATCTAATCTCACATAAAAAATCCTACATCAAATTTGCCCTGACCCAAGAAAACTGCAAGGCCATGATAATGCAATACTGGAGAATGAGAATTAAAACTAATCTGATTACTCAACTATGCTGACAACTTCCCCTGCTCCAGAAAGCTAATAGAGAATAGGATAAGAGACTATACAGAGAACGGAAAATCAATGAAGAATGAGAAAGAAAAGACAGCATATTTTTAGATACTGCCAAAGACATCCaccaaaataaaactaaacatTTATCAATCATGATACACAAAGAAGAATTTCTTCTGATACTAATGACAAGTTTCCAAACATATCCAATTAAAGTTCAATTTTTAGCTTAAACAATTACAATTGACAACAAAGTCATTGGGCATTTCTAATACAGGGCTCGGATAAATCTGACAGCTCTTGGTTGATTTTTAGTTAGAATCCCGAGGTCACAAGGCAGTGCTTCATCAACTTGCAAGCGTACATGGATAGAAATTAGATGTAAGGTGGTGGCAAAAAGACTTACATCCTTCAACATGGAGATAATCTTATCAAAATTTGTCCCTCTGGCTAGTGAACGTGTTGAAGCAGCCTTAGAAAATGTACCAAGAACAGATTTTAATGTTGGTCAAATCACAACAGGCAAAAGATAACACAAATGATCAATGTTTTCCTGATTCTATACCTGTATAACTGGGCCATCAGCCAATGGATCAGAATAAGGTACCCCTAGCTCTATTATGTCAGAACCACATGCATCAAGCACTTTCAATGCCTCAGCAGTAGTAGAAAGGTCAGGATCGCCAGCGGTGATATATGTTATCAAAGCCACCTGCAAAATTTAAGTATGCtcgttaaaaaaaaatcatgttaaTATTCAAAAGTCCCCCGGCTGTATTCAGCCTCCAATTATCCTCCCACTAGTTCtattttcatttgaaacttCATGATTTTGAGCGCCTAAGCATTGACATGTACCGGGAAAGAACATATAAAAGCCCCCAAATTTCCTATCAGTCACATCTCTAAGAAGACTGCACACCTAAATTCGAGCTAAATGTAGTAAAGGAAACATTTTAACAAGGTACCAGGAAGAGAGAATAGGACAACTCCAGAGACAGCTCATTCGTTCATTTTGCTTTAGGGGTTTTGAAGGGTTTAACAAATTCAACCCCAGCAATACACAAGAAATAAGAAAACCcacaataacaaaaataaaaccaCTCCACAATTTGAACCCAACCATCTAAACAAAGAACTCTCATTATTCCAGTTTCAAGATTCAGAGGAAAAAAGTTGATAAC
Encoded proteins:
- the LOC113717235 gene encoding tryptophan synthase alpha chain-like codes for the protein MAAAAALKASCFLQLKQKSNGHSSLLLPRRIGLSARNTVGRLFKPPMATIITDQAVGLSETFSKLKKQGKVALITYITAGDPDLSTTAEALKVLDACGSDIIELGVPYSDPLADGPVIQAASTRSLARGTNFDKIISMLKDVIPQLSCPIALFSYYNPILKRGVEKFMITVRDAGIHGLVVPDVPLEETEILRKEATKYNLELVLLTTPTTPTARMKAIAKASEGFLYLVSSVGVTGARASVSNHVQSLLTDVKKATNKPVAVGFGISKPEHVKQVAGWGADGVIVGSAMVRILGEAKSPEEGLKELESFTKSLKAAL